The sequence ATGTAATTGTCAAGGGCGAAAGCTATATGCACTATTTACTTAAACGCACAGAGTTTTTAGCCCTTATCTGTGGAAAGCAAGAGTTTTATGCATCGACAAAGGATGAACCCAACAAGCTGTGGAAAGTAACGGCTCCTAACGCCATTCAACTACCACACATAGTCAGCTATGCAGGAGAAGCGCAGATTCAATTGGAATCGTCTTCTCCTTTTGCGTATTCGCGGGGAACCCTAGATGATCGATTTGACTTTAGCGGAATTTGGCAATTTGGAATGAACATTCCCGCTATACCTGATCAAATTAAGTACCGTCATAGTATAAGGCGTTTCACCATATGGAATTTAGGTCATTCCGAGATAAATCCCAAGCGTATCAATGAAAATTTGAAAATCATCTACGAAGGCTCGTCCAATAATTTAATGATAAGGAATGCCACCACGAATACTGCATGGCAATATTACGGCAGCACATCCGCTAAAGACATCATCATCTTAGAGGATGTGTTTTCTTTTAAAAACAGTCAGCCGATTTTTCCGGAAACGAATATGGAAGTGATTACCCTAGCTCCTGGGCCGAACGAAATAATTTTGTCAGGAACAAGCGGTGCATTTGAGATCGGTTTCGACTTTCAATTTTTATTTATCTAGTGAACTAGCAAGGAGGGAAGCAAGTGAATGATTATAATGCGCAGATTAATAGTGAAATTTACAAGCGGTTAATTGAAATTAGTGACTTAAAAAACTTAGCAGCAACAGCGAAATACCGCTCATTACGTGCTGAAGAATTGGCTCGCATCTCGGAAATGGAGTCTAAAATAACAAGGAAGCAAGTTAAGGCAGCACTCGAAGCAGGCGACCAACTAGAAGAAGTGAAAATGCTTCGCGTCGATCCTGAAACGGGAGAAAAATTTGATACGGCTGCCGATATGGTTGCCGCATACCAGCGACGAACGAAAGAGAAAATTGACAAGATGCAGGCACAAATATTGCGAGAAGTGCATGTCGATGATTACGGTGCTGTACCGGATGGCGTCACGGACTCCACCGAAGCGTTTAAAAAGGCGCTCGGTGACGGAAACGTCAAGGTGCATATGTCGGCTGGTGTGTATCGGGCAAGAATTAAAGCGCCTAGCGACTCAATTTTGGTTGGGCAGGGAATTGACGTCACATATGTTAAATTGCCGGATGATGCCCCTGTTGATTCTTATGTTGTTACCAATGCCGACCATGTAAGCGGTGAGTCTCAAAACATACACTTGTACGACTTTACCGCCGATTGGAATGCGTCGCGCTATCCAGAAGAAGGGCGCCCGTCAGCGGCTGGGGGATACAAGTCGTCTGGAGTCGTGTTTGCCGGAGCAAAATTTTCATCGGCCACACGAGTAAAAGCTAAAGACTGCCTATTGCATTGTTTTGACATAACGGCGGGAAATGCCGAACAAGTGTATTTTTATGACGGCGATAAGGTGATGGATGTTAACCCGCTGTCCAAAAACCCGTCCGAATACATCATGCTTACGGACTGTATTGCAGATGGTCACGGGGATGACGGCTTTACGACGCACCATAGTAATTACCTTTTTATTGAGGGCTGCTTTTCAACTGGCGCGACCAACTATTTGGACATCGGCCACAAAAACAGCAACGGTTTCGAAATGGATGACGGCTCGCGCTTTGTCTTTGTTAGTCGGTGCGTGTCTAAGGAAAATACGCGCGGCTATGAGGTAAAAGGACATGATTATTCTCTAGCAGGTGCAAACATCCATTTTACCGACTGTATCGACATCGGCTCAGTCATTGGCTTTAACTTCCGTCACATGGGGCATTACGGCAGTGAGGGGCAAGAGCCATCCTTATCCGCAAAGGATATTAGTGTCTCAAATTGCGTATCCCTATTCCCGCAAAAAAGATCGTGGGGCGGAGATACAGACCCGCGCGCGCTGTTTGTGTCATCGTATATGGGTGTCAATATCCAGGGGTTTGAAGCAATCGGCGACGAGAATTTTGACGGTGAATTTGTCATCGAGTTCGCACGCGAAAGCGGTCAATACAACCTAAGTAACGTCATTATTCGTGGGTTTACTAAAGCTACCTACGATCTAATGGTGCGTGGCGGCGGTCGTCGAGTGGATAGCGTCAACGTGTCAAACTTTATTGCGCGAGACAGCGCGAAAAATGGTATCTATGTGGGTGGCTCTGGTTTAGAAAACGCCCATCTTGTTAATATCCAGCTACACGGCCGTGATGTAGCAGGCTCTGTTGGCATTACACTAGCAAACAACCAAACGTCTGTGTTGCTTGCATACGCTGATCGTTACGAGAAAGCGGGTAGTATTGCGGGCGAATTAATCGATAATTTCCCAAACCTAATGAGGCAGAATACCAAGATTTCTTCGGGCGCTGGTATTCCGCGCGGCTCCAATACATCGTTGATCTCGACTTCCGGTGGCGCAACCACAACAGAGGACGGCTTCAATAATGTCGGTATAGGCTCAAGCGGCGGTCCGCACATATCTGGTAGCAACTCGTTTGTGCTGGGTACTTCGCAAGGCTCGCGAGCCGAAGGTGACCGTACAGGGGTAATCGGCTCACAAAACTCGCGTGCTCAAGGTACAGCTTCGTTAGTGTTTGCATCCGGTTCAGTCCTAAATAACGAAAACTATTGTATTTCTATGGGAGCCGGAAACGGCGACCCGTCCACACGTAACGCAAAAATTAAAATGTACACGGCTCAAGGTAACTTGAGGTATACGGGTACAAGTGAGGGCGGCAGCACGTTTAGTGACTATGCGGAGTATTTCGAGAGCCATGACGGGAAGAAGATTGAGACAGGTTACTTAGTGTCATTAGTCGGCAACAAGATAAAAAAGGCTGACAAGGGCGAGGAAATTATAGGGGCTATATCTGAGACAGCCGGGACTGTGCTAGGTTCGGCTGCTTTTGCGTGGCAAGACCGTTACTTGAAAAATGAGTTCGGGGGCTATATCTACGAAAAGAAAGTCCTAAAAGAATATGACTTAGATGAGGAAGGAAACCAACTCGATACGTACAAAGAAGTTTTAGTTGACATGCCGAAAGAAAATCCAGAATATGACGCGAGTCGGGACTACAAGCCGCGTGCCGAACGTGATGAATGGCACGTTGTCGGTATCACAGGGCAAGTCCATGTCCGCATAGATGAAACGGTCGAAGAAGGCGATAAAATCAGCGCAATTGGCGGCATTGCGACTAAAGACGAAAACGGCCAATTTATTGTGATGAACATTACGACACCTTACGATTCTGACAAGGGTTACGGTGTTGCGGTTGTTTTCATCCGTTAAAGGGGGGATTAATTGACATGCAGATGAAACAGTTTGACAGCCGCCATGATGTACGATTAGTCATTCCAAACGAATATCGGCTGTGGGAAGAGGCAGAAGTCCATTTTTTGATGGAGGATGCCTCTAAAAATTTGCTAGTGAATGACAAAGCCGATTATGTGAATAAAGAAACGGGCGAAGTGGTCTATCGTTTGAGGGAAGTAGACACGATGAAGCCCGGCTGCCACAAAGCCGTTTTCCGCATTGATTACGGCGATGGCACAACGATGAGCTTCCCACAGCGGGGCTACATCGCGGTAAAGGTAGAGCGCACCATCCATAACGGACGCGACACACAGATTGTCGAAGAAATCGCGCTTAAAGTTTCGCTGATTGACCAGAAATTTGCTGATCTTGCAGAAGAAGTAGACGAATGGAGAGAAAACGTCGCGGATGATGTAAAAGAAAAGGTCTATGACAATTTAGATATAGACCGTCTCAGTAATAAAGAAGTCATCGATGCACGCGGCGGTAAAAAAGATTTAAACGAGCGCATAACGGATATTGACGAAGAAATCATTTCCCATATCGCGGACAAAAAGAATCCTCACGGGGTTAAAAGCGAGGATGTCAACGTTATTGGACGTTTGTCAGTTGATGCCCCCTCTACAGCCTACCCAGTAGGCGTCTCGGTTTTTGACATCAGTGGGAGCGGATGGCCGTCTACACACGGCACTGTGATGACGGTCAAAATCAATGAAAACCGTATTTCTCAGTATTATTTTGATAGAGCGGATACAGTTGCAAACACGGGTATTTTGTTCCGGTCGTCTCATACAGCAAATGGCTGGGGCGAATTTTACCGAATTGAAACAACGGCCGGTGCACAAGCGAAAGTTGACGCTCATGCAAACAACAAAAATAATCCCCATGGGACAACGAAGGCTCACGTTGGTCTGAGTAACGTCCCAAACTGGAGTGGAGCAACTCAAGCCGAAGCGCGAGCAGGGACAAATGACTCTAAGATCATGACACCGCTACGGACAAAAGAATCAATCGATACTTTTGCCAGCCAAGCGACAATTATCCCTGCATTATCTGCCAATACAACAGGTATTGATTACCCCTTGGGGCTGACCACGTTCATGCATTCGAACCTTGGTTATCCTACAAATCACGGTACAATACTTAACATTAAAGTGTCTAACTTACGGTTTACCCAATGGTATTTCCCTCATTCTATAAGACATGAGGAAATCGGAGCTTACTTCCGGCATTTTTACGACGGGGATGGCTGGACTGACTGGCAGAAAGTAGCAACATACGCAGAGGTAATCGATCTAATTGATGAGCACGCCGCGAGAACGGACAACCCGCACAAGGTGACATCACAGCAAGTAAATATCATATCTCCTCGAAGAGCAGATATACCTGGTTCAGATTATCCAACAGGAGTTACTCTATTTTCCCAAACTAACGGACTTAGTAATGGGTATCCTGAAAATCTTGCTGTTATAGTGACTGACAAGGTAGAAAACTATAGGATGGTCCAGACATGCTATAGAGCTAATGGTGATTCTATAAATGCAATGTGGTTACGCAAGTGGAGACCCGATCTACCCGATACGGGTTGGAGCGATTGGGAGCAAATAGAAACCGCTTCTGGTGCTCAGGCAAAGGTAGACGCGCACGCCAGCGACAAAAGCAATCCCCACGGCGTCACCAAAGCACAAGTAGGACTATCTAATGTAGATAACGCCAAACAAGCTACAAAAGCTGAGTTTGATGCTTTTGTCGCGCTAAGGAACAATCCGCATAACGTCACTAAAAGCCAGGTCGGTTTGGGTAACGTGCAAAATTATCCTGTTGCAAGTCAGGCTCAAGCCGAAGCTGGCACACATACGGGTAGCTTTATGACGCCACAAAGGACGAAGCAGGCTTTTAGTGCGTTTGCAAATGAGCCGCTTAACTGGATTCGCGCTAGTTTGCAATCGACCTGGAGCCATTCGGGGAGTTGGCCCGTTCGGTATGCCAAGGATTCGACGGGGACTGTCTATATTGAAGGTTCAATGAATGGCGGCGCAATCGGTGGCGACCCTGCAATTGTCCAGTTTACGTTGCCGCCTGGATATAGGCCCGGACAAACGTCTTATTTTTGGCTGGTAGGCAGTTCATCAGGTACCACTGGCGCGCAAGGCTTGCGTTGCTACCTGGGAGCAAACGGAAACTTTATCATCCAAGACATGACTTGGCCTGGTGCCACGCAATTCGTTGCCGTCAATATCGTGTTTAAGGCTGGTAATTAAGGAGGGGTACAATGAGGCAGTTTTATAGGATAGATAATGATGGCTATTATATCGAGCCAATCGTTTTGGATGCGGTCGAAAAACCAAAGGGCGATGTATACACTGACCCAGAGACAAATCTTAGTTATGAGTTGCCGCCTAATACGGTTATTGATTCATTTCCAGATGGTCTGTTTCGTCCTCGCTTTTTAGACGGAAAATGGTCGGAGGGCGCAACGGAAGAAGAAATAGAAGAGTGGATGCGGCCGCCAGAACGCCCAGCGACGGAAGTGGAACTCATTGCCCAGCAAGTCACAGACCAAGAACTAAGTGATATGGAGCAATGGCAATCCATAACCGATCAGGAAATCCGGCTGACAGCATTGGAGGGGGTAAAGCATGAGTGAGGAAGTTATTAGAAGCCCGCGCTTTGAAGACCTAAAAAGAAGATATGAAAAAAACTGGTGCAGAAAAGATCAGTTAAGGCGCTTTGTAGAATTAGAGGCGCTAACACCCGAAGAATATGAGCTTATAACTGGAGAACCCTTTGAGCTCGAGTTAGTAGAATGAATTAATAGAAGGATTTCCCCCTTTTTTGTCGTATAATGGAATGATGAAAGAGGGGGAGATAAAATGAAAGACGAATACCGTAATGATCAATTGATTAAATGGGAAAAAATGCTGAAGGATCTCTTCAAAGGTGATATTCCATTAAAAAGGGAGTGGCATGAACCTATAGAGATTATAAGAGTATTGAATTTTATAGGTAAAAATGTCGCTGACAACCACACATTCATGCCTCGGAGTGGGGGTGTCGATATAGAAGGTTGTTCTTTATCAAATGAAAAAGATTGTATTGAGATCAATTTTGGATACAATACAGTGGTTAAACCGAAAAGGTTAACATTCCAATACTTCGAGAACGCAGATACTGAATGGGCATATTTTTATTTAGAGCTTAACGATCTTAAAAAGTCAGAGCCTTATGAAGACAGCGAAAGTATCATGGAGGAAGTTGTTGAAGTAGAACCAGGAGAATACTTAGATAGAGGAATGTGGGACTATTATCGAGATGAATTACCAGACGACGCAAGAATAGTAGTTCGATATACTTCAGGAAACATGGTTACTTTTTCAAAGGGTTCATTATATAACATGAATAGTGGAACCTATGATGCCCGACATAGTAAAATGGGTCGAGATAAATTCAAAAAATATATAGAAGAAGTAGTACATCGTATTAATGAAGAAGGTGTTAAAGGAGGAAAATAAATTGTGATGATAAAATTACCAATCCTCCACCCCATGAAGGGTGATATTCAACCGATCATAGATTTCGATGAAGAAAACTTTACTATTAGAGAGGTAGGCGCAGGAGAGCGTTCTATCTCTTTTTCTTTGCTTAAAACAGTTCGTAATGTACACGTATTCGATGCCCTGACTCACAAACAAAAAGTCGAGGTGGATGGCAATAAGTATGTGATAGATACGATAGACAAATCAGGGGACAGCGTTATACGTAAGTCGATAACTGCCCAGCATGAGATTGTTGACCGGATGCGCAGCGAGTTTTATAAAGGTTCTCATACGCAAACTCTATCGATTCAGAGATGTATGGAGATATGTTTTGCTGGTACTGGCATGACGTATGAAATACGTGGTTCTTTTGACAATAAGGAGTTTGAAAACTTTGGTCAGAATAATCAATGGGAACTCTTCAAACAATGCCTTGGCCGCTTTGATGCTGAGTATGATGTCACGGGTATACACGTTATCATCGCCCCTGTGGGAAGCTTAGGAGTCAATCAAGTACAGACGCAGTTTAGACATGACCACAACACCATTACCATCGAAGAACACATTGATGCATCTGAACTAGCGACGTATGGCGAAGCTTATGCGAACTGGAATGATGAAAAGGAAAAGTATGATTTACATGTGACATACGTTTCTCCTAATGCTGAAAATTATGTTGATGAAAATGGGAAGGTCAAATACTACCATAAAGTGATTTATGATGATCGGTTTGAGCATGCTGATGCCCTGAAACAAAAACTGATCAGCGAAATGAAAGACGTGCCAGATTACTCAATTACAATTACGCTTGCTGAGTTACGAAAAAATGGTGTGCTGCTGCATCCATATAATTTGTTCGACTATGTATGGGTGATATACGAGCCTTTCAACATGGTGATCCAGGCGCGTATTACGGCACAGACTCGCTATCCCTTCGCTGTGGGCAGGAGTCCCGAAATCGAAATTGGTAATTTTCGCAGGGACATATCGAAGCAAATGGCGCAGGCTAACAAGGCATCAAAAAAGATCGAAAGCGTGGCTGGTCAAACGACAAGGGCGCTATCCACAGCGGTGAAGGCAGATAATAATGCAAGGCAGGCGATTGAACTTGTTAATGGTGCTGATGGACAGTTGCAGTTGCATATCCAAAATACGCAATTACACCTTCGGCCTGGGGAGCGCGAAAAATGGGATGGCAAGCCTGACTATGGCGATGTTGAACAAGACGCTGCTTGGGCGTTGAATGAGGCCCGCAAGTATACCGACCAGCGAGTCGGGGAGGTGATGTCTATTGTAGATGCCCTGATTCAAAAAGTTGAGGATATTGACCGAAGGCTAAAAGCATTAGAAGGAAACCAAGGAACCGTATAGGTTCTTTTTTATTTCAAATGAAAAGGTTGTGTAGACGTGGAACAAATATCTTTCTTTTTAAACTTTCAAAACTTAGAGGTAGCAAAGCTGTATTTGTTCGGCCCTGTTAAGTTTTTAGATTTGTTGATTGTATTAATGGTAATCGACATTATCACTGGTGTTATGAAAGCAGTTAAGCTAAAAGACTTGCGCAGTCGGTCAGCCCTTTTTGGTTATGCGCGGAAGATCGCCATATTTGGCATTATAATTGTCGCGAATATCGTGGACAGAATACTAGACCTAAACGGCATGGTTGCAACGACAACTGTGCTTTTTTACATGGCAAATGAAGCGCTGTCTATTGTAGAAAACGCAAGCAGAATTGGGCTGAAAGTTCCGCCAGTTATCATGGAAAAACTACGCGGCTTTGACGAACACGGCCCTGAGAATAAAAAGGAGAGTGAATAAGAATGGCTAAAAAACCAACTATTAAAAATGCAGGATTAACTTTTCGTGAGAGTCTAACTCCACTAGCAAAATCTAAAGTTAAAAAGATTGTGCAGCATCATATGGCGCACCAAACTTGGGATATTCATGATGTCCATAAATTTCACCGTAACTCAAACGGCTGGTCAGGTATCGGCTATAACTATTGGATTGCTTTCGACGGTACTATTTACCAAGGTCGCGGCTTTAATGTAGGTGCACATGTGTTGAACCATAACCACTATACACTTGGTGTAGGATATCAAGGTGATTTTACTAAGCAAAATATGACCGATGCCCAACTACAAGCAGGAGCTGCACTTAATGCTTGGTTAGTGTCAGAATGCAACTTAAAAGCATCAGATATCATTGGCCATAAAGATTTGGCATCAACAGCTTGCCCAGGCAAAAACTTCCGCATGACTGAGCTTAGGAATTTGGTGTCCGGCGGTAAAGTTTCTGAGCCGAAACCTACAAACCCTACTGGTGATGCGTTTATCCGCCAAGTCCAAGAATGGTGCTGCAACTACGGTTACAAAGTTGTGGTAGACGGATTAAAAGGACCTAAAACTCACCAAGCTTTGGTAAAAGTCTATCAAAACGAGCTAAACAAGCAGTTCGGTGCAGGCCTTGCTGTGGATGGCATCCCAGGCCCTAAAACTTATGCGGCTGCTCGTAATGTCCGCAAAGGTGCAAAAGGTAATTTAACCCGTGTTCTGCAAGCTCTGTTATATCTAGCCGGATTTAACCCAGGGCCATTTGATGGTCATTTTGGCGGAGGGACTGAAGCGGCTGTTCGCGACTTCCAGAGAGCTAAAAAACTTACTATTGACGGTATTGCCGGAAAGGCTACATGGAAGGCTTTGCTGTAATAAAAATAAGCCCCGCGCTAAGATAGGCGGGGTTGCTATTTGTACGTTTGATAATTTGAAATAACATTTTTGATTTCTTGAACTAATCTATTGTATTTTGAAGCTGTTATATCCAAATCTTCTACATCAGCGCCTTCAATATAGTAATATGTTTGAAGATCTGAATCGATTGAGTAAACTATTTCAGTGACTGACTTAGGGTAATAATGTAAGTGTTGAAATAAGACTGGTCTTACAGTATTTTCATAAGTTCTATTGTCAAAATCCAGGGTTTGTTTTGGACCACCAATTTCAATTGTAAGAACTTTAGTACCTGCAATATCTAAAAAAGCATTACAAGCTTCAAGCGTTTTTAATTTGTTTTCTTTCTTTTGTTGCTCAATAAGTAATTTTTTTTGATTTTGCCCGGAAATGTATGCGCCTATAAATGCCCCGCCTAAAGCTGATATTACTGGAATAACCATTTGCAATATCTCCATATATTACACCTGCCTTTTTCTTCAATTATAAAGAAGGGATTTCCTCCTGACTATTGAAAAGCTTAACTAATCAGGAGGTTTTAACATGAACAGAAACACTTCCGCATACTCACTTTTATTTGCTATCCACAGCTACCTTGCAGCCAAACACTACGTACCAACCCACATTAGCGACTCTTACCGTCATACGATTAATCATATCTTGCCTTTTTACGCCAACAGCCCAAGTCTATCCGATCAACTGCAAAAAAGCATACCCGTGCGTAACCGAGTATGCCATTTTAAGCCAGTGACAAGTCAGGATTTAATTTTATTAAAATCGATATGTGCCAGCCTTCATATTAGCCAATCAACAAAAGTAGGTATACGGAGATAACCTTTGCTTGTTTTATGTCTGTACCTAATTTTGCATGGGAATGGCGTCTCTAGGTGTACAAAGTTCTTGCTTTCGTTAACAGTCTGTAATTTAGTCAGCTTGTAAAATTCCCTGCGTGACTTGATAGGCATATGCTCCATGACTCCCCATGACTCGCCCTCAAAACTTTCTAGCAGCAAGCCGAATTCGTTTTTTCTATACCCTGTAATCAGGCCTTCTGTGAACTGATAATTAATGACTTTGAGCCAATCCCCTGATCGTTTATTTATTTTGTAGGTAGATGCCGGATTTTTTATCACAATTCCTTCTAATTCTCTATTTTTAACAGCGTCAAAGTAAGAGTCGGCTTGTCCTTCTAGCCATTTAATCTCAAACATATGGGGATGCGGATGTAAGGCATTGGATAGGATTTCTTTGCGTTGTATGAGGGGCAGGGCAGTAGTCCAGGTATGTTTGTGCTTCATTATGTCAAAAACCACAAACTGCACGGGTATTATGGGAGTTGTTTTGGAAGAGCGAAAGCGAGACATGACTAGTTCAAAGTCAGGCTTGCCTTCCTCGTTTAGTACAATCAGTTCGCCATCTAAAATGGTACCGTCGGCAATATCATTGTTGCACAGTTCGGGAAATCGGTTTGTAACCTCAGTTTTATGTCTGGTATACAGCCGTGTTAAGCCGTCATGTTTGGACAAGATCAGACGTATGCCATCGAATTTTAGCTCAGTCAGCCAATTGTTTTCCGACGGCGTGTCAATTCGGTTTAAAAGCATAGGGGAAACAAAGATAGTTATCACCTCTAATCTAATTTTATTATGAGTAGAGGTGATTATGCTTTAGGGGATTGCTGGAATTAAATGCGCTGCACATCATAGATGACCCGCATATCTATCCATTCACGTATGCTGTCATTGTCTGGGCCATGCTCAATCCTAACCCTCTTGTTTTCGTGATCTATTTTATATATGTAACACACTTGGTCAATGTAATAGCCCTCTTTCCAGTAGCGGACGTTGACGGGTAGGGCATGCTTTAAGGCATCCATCACAACAATACCGATTTCTTGCCACTGATCTTGATCTAACTCACCATGTAAATCGACCTTATCTTCACCCTGCTGCATTTCAATCCATGCTTGTTTATGTTCCGGTAACATCATCCGACTTCCTTCCCACAGAAGGTTACCACGCCAAATTTCTTTTTTAACATCGTCCATGCTCTTCACAACAAACACCCTTTCGTAAGAACGTTTGTTTGTATTATATGTGAATGTACGTTCTGTATTCTAGTGGTAATTTCGACCAATAAAAAAAGGCGTATGCTTATTAGGCATAGCCTTAAAGTTGCTGGCGCCGCTCGGCAATCAATTGCTCCAGCTCGTCCAAATCCTCAGCCGTGGCGCGATTGCGGATAAAGCTTCTGGCACTTGAGCGAGCGCTAAGATAACGGGCGCGGTCTTTGTTTTGCTCTTGCCAGCGCTTATTACGCTCGGTTTGAGAAAGCGGCTTGTGTGGCTTGTCATGCTTGTCCACGTTTAAACACTCCTAGCTGATCTAAAATAAATAGCGTTACTCCAAGGGTGACAGCAATATCCAAGACAGGCTGTTTAAAAATAAACGATGCCCAAACCAGGATAAGCAGCAAGATATAGAGAGTTTTCTTTTTCATGTGTTTTGCTGTATTATAGAGCTAAGGGAGGGGCATAGCCCCAAACCCTCATTTGTTATCGTCTGAGTCCTTTTTCTTCAAAGCAATCACGATGGCAACCGTTGAGGCTAAGGAGAAAAGGATTCGGGCGATTTGCTCTATCGTATCCAGCATTTGTTCACCTCCTTGTTTTGATCTACTTATATTGTACTATTGATAGTACGGAAAGTCAAGAATTTTTTAAAAATAAATGGAAAAAGAGCCGTTGAGGCTCTAATTTCTCAATCATTAAGTTCTATCAATTCTGTATAAGTACCATCTAATGATTCAAATGTATCTGTAGCTGTATCATCTTTGTACATTCCAGATAAATAAAGCTCTACATCTTGAATAGGATCTGAGTTTGCAGGAAGTACATAGAGAAAAAGTCCTTCAGTAGTTACACCTTTATAAACGTCTTTATCTGGATTCCATTGAGGGAAATAAAGGTCATCATTCGTACTTAATTGATCTTTGTTAGAAGTAAGTACATCAAAAATGCCTCCTAGATCAACATCAAAATCATTTGAGTTGGTAATATTGATTGATATTTGCAGTAAATCGAAATGGCCAGGATCTTCAACGACCACGCGACTATTGAAATAGTCTTCCCATCTACTGCTTATTTCACTATCAGATTGGACTTCTAAATGTTTAACATCATTTACTTTGTAAACTACTCCATTAAATTCAAATTCGTGACCAGTAATATTTTGAGATTTAAGCGTTACGCGATCGCCATATTCATCAATGATCACATCATTCACTTCTTCTAATTTTTCTTTAATATCAGCTTCATCTTCGTTACTTTCTTCTTCCTCATTATTTTGCTTTTCCATCCATTCTGCCTGAGAAAGGCTATCCTCGTCTTCTTCAGATTCATCTTCCGTAATTTTGGTTTCTGCTTCGACATCTTGTGTTTCTTCAATTGGTTCTTCTGGTTCTTCAGTAGCAGTAGAATTACAAGCAGATAATAAAATAAGGCCAATCAAACTAAAAAGCGCAATACTCTTTTTCATTGGAACCTCCTATAGGTATATGTATAGTTAAATCTTACTATCTAAGTATAGAATGACTCAAGAAAAAGTTTCCATTTACAAGTTTTATGTAAAGAATAAGCATCTGTTTTATAGGAACGTATGTTTTGTATATGGGTAAAAAAATTATATTACTCTAACCACTCCAAAACTCCAAGCGGATTAAAAGTAATAGTATATTTTTTGTAATTAATGAAGTCGCCATATTTTTGTATGTAACTGTTAATTGCAGCATTAAGAAAAGG is a genomic window of Shouchella clausii containing:
- a CDS encoding phage holin family protein, with the translated sequence MEQISFFLNFQNLEVAKLYLFGPVKFLDLLIVLMVIDIITGVMKAVKLKDLRSRSALFGYARKIAIFGIIIVANIVDRILDLNGMVATTTVLFYMANEALSIVENASRIGLKVPPVIMEKLRGFDEHGPENKKESE
- a CDS encoding peptidoglycan recognition protein family protein, producing the protein MAKKPTIKNAGLTFRESLTPLAKSKVKKIVQHHMAHQTWDIHDVHKFHRNSNGWSGIGYNYWIAFDGTIYQGRGFNVGAHVLNHNHYTLGVGYQGDFTKQNMTDAQLQAGAALNAWLVSECNLKASDIIGHKDLASTACPGKNFRMTELRNLVSGGKVSEPKPTNPTGDAFIRQVQEWCCNYGYKVVVDGLKGPKTHQALVKVYQNELNKQFGAGLAVDGIPGPKTYAAARNVRKGAKGNLTRVLQALLYLAGFNPGPFDGHFGGGTEAAVRDFQRAKKLTIDGIAGKATWKALL
- a CDS encoding ATP-dependent DNA ligase, whose amino-acid sequence is MITIFVSPMLLNRIDTPSENNWLTELKFDGIRLILSKHDGLTRLYTRHKTEVTNRFPELCNNDIADGTILDGELIVLNEEGKPDFELVMSRFRSSKTTPIIPVQFVVFDIMKHKHTWTTALPLIQRKEILSNALHPHPHMFEIKWLEGQADSYFDAVKNRELEGIVIKNPASTYKINKRSGDWLKVINYQFTEGLITGYRKNEFGLLLESFEGESWGVMEHMPIKSRREFYKLTKLQTVNESKNFVHLETPFPCKIRYRHKTSKGYLRIPTFVDWLI
- a CDS encoding YolD-like family protein, coding for MDDVKKEIWRGNLLWEGSRMMLPEHKQAWIEMQQGEDKVDLHGELDQDQWQEIGIVVMDALKHALPVNVRYWKEGYYIDQVCYIYKIDHENKRVRIEHGPDNDSIREWIDMRVIYDVQRI